In Prochlorococcus marinus str. GP2, a single window of DNA contains:
- a CDS encoding glutathione S-transferase: protein MNGILTWDDLNKFEIEDLDRVNGINNSYANLRLFGHTENDVTVTLYRDRHSWCPYCQKIWLWLEYKKIPYRVKKINMFCYGQKESWFIDKVRSGKLPAIEFKGHFITESDEIIAFLENEFGALGSFITSSSLIKIRELEREIFRSWCNWLCRAGFNFMDNSLRKKRFKESISKLDEILSRSKSGFIDPSVSNTGEIEPGVGDIIFIPYMERMNASLTYYKGFNLRSNYLYLDNWLTLFEGTSAYRGTQGDFHTHSHDLPPQMGGCYKESNEQQITFSELIDTGEGLGNYELNKSYDSKYFAKIALKRVIKHRDNLLKVNPYDKESFEQSLRSALTYMIKGEVRIPEKLSGISLRYLKNRISVPRDMPIISARLLRQSLNKIESLSDNNEVDKIPLSHRYDQDPRNFNYN, encoded by the coding sequence ATGAATGGTATTTTGACTTGGGATGATTTAAATAAGTTTGAAATTGAAGATCTTGATAGAGTCAATGGTATTAATAATTCATACGCAAATTTAAGATTATTTGGGCATACTGAAAATGATGTAACTGTAACCCTCTATAGGGATAGGCATTCTTGGTGTCCTTACTGTCAGAAAATATGGTTATGGCTTGAATATAAGAAAATCCCATATAGAGTCAAAAAAATAAATATGTTTTGCTACGGTCAAAAAGAAAGTTGGTTTATTGATAAAGTCAGATCGGGGAAATTACCTGCAATTGAATTTAAAGGGCATTTTATAACTGAAAGCGATGAAATCATAGCTTTTTTAGAAAATGAATTTGGAGCTCTTGGGTCTTTTATAACATCAAGTAGCCTTATTAAAATTCGAGAATTAGAAAGAGAAATTTTCAGGTCCTGGTGTAATTGGCTTTGCCGAGCAGGCTTTAATTTTATGGATAACTCTTTGAGAAAAAAAAGATTTAAAGAATCAATTTCTAAACTTGATGAAATCTTAAGTAGATCAAAATCAGGGTTTATTGATCCATCAGTATCTAATACTGGTGAGATAGAGCCTGGTGTTGGAGATATAATTTTTATTCCTTATATGGAGAGAATGAATGCTTCATTAACTTATTATAAAGGGTTTAATTTAAGATCTAATTACCTTTATTTAGATAACTGGCTTACCCTTTTTGAAGGGACAAGTGCTTATAGAGGCACTCAAGGAGACTTTCATACTCACTCACATGATTTACCCCCACAAATGGGTGGATGTTATAAAGAAAGTAATGAACAACAAATCACTTTTTCTGAGTTAATTGATACTGGAGAGGGTCTTGGTAATTATGAATTAAATAAAAGTTATGATTCTAAATATTTTGCCAAAATTGCTCTTAAAAGAGTAATAAAGCATAGAGACAATTTACTAAAAGTAAACCCATACGATAAAGAATCCTTTGAGCAATCATTGAGATCGGCTCTGACGTACATGATCAAAGGTGAAGTACGAATACCTGAGAAACTTTCAGGTATCTCTCTTAGATACTTAAAAAATAGAATATCAGTTCCAAGAGATATGCCAATTATTTCAGCAAGGTTATTAAGACAATCATTAAATAAAATTGAATCGTTAAGTGATAACAATGAAGTAGATAAGATACCCTTAAGTCATAGATACGATCAAGATCCAAGAAATTTCAATTATAATTAA
- the gorA gene encoding glutathione-disulfide reductase: MEFEFDLIVVGAGSGGLAAAKRAASYGAKVAIIEVNKIGGTCVIRGCVPKKLMVYAAKSKKNIDSSEGYGLTSGGVNFESNILLKNVKEEVSRLSNLHRNSLNKLNVTFFKGLGRFATQNEIEIICPKTKKIINKISSKKILISVGGMPKKLNIPGIDLAWTSDDIFELDRFPNSILIVGGGYIACEFASIFSNLGTEVTQLIRGQHLLNGFDEDLSLCLEESPTFTDVNIISNTQLKAIKMVNGKMESTLDSGDKLQTNNILIATGREPNLLPLNLDFLNLKMDGQYLDVDEFNQTSNANIFAVGDIINKPNLTPVAIEQGRVFSDNFFNDQKRKVNYEYIPKAVFTIPEISTVGLSEKKAVEIHSEKNIKIFKCKFTPMSNTFKENKSKCMLKIVVHKPTDKVLGCHMFGETSSEIIQMVSISLNAGITKKDFDTTMALHPTISEEFVTMYG, encoded by the coding sequence TTGGAATTTGAATTTGATTTAATTGTTGTTGGCGCTGGATCTGGCGGACTGGCGGCGGCTAAGCGTGCAGCTAGTTATGGAGCAAAAGTTGCAATAATAGAAGTAAATAAAATTGGAGGAACTTGTGTAATAAGGGGCTGTGTTCCAAAAAAATTGATGGTTTATGCTGCTAAAAGTAAAAAAAATATAGACTCTTCCGAAGGATATGGATTAACAAGTGGAGGTGTTAATTTTGAATCAAATATTTTATTGAAGAATGTTAAAGAGGAGGTATCCAGATTAAGTAATTTACATAGAAATTCTTTAAATAAGTTGAATGTAACTTTTTTTAAGGGCTTAGGAAGATTTGCGACTCAAAATGAAATAGAAATCATTTGTCCAAAAACAAAGAAAATTATAAATAAAATAAGTTCAAAAAAAATTCTTATTTCAGTAGGAGGTATGCCAAAGAAATTAAATATTCCTGGAATAGATTTAGCATGGACAAGTGATGATATTTTTGAATTGGATAGATTCCCTAATTCAATATTAATAGTGGGAGGGGGATATATTGCCTGTGAATTTGCATCTATTTTCAGTAATCTGGGAACTGAAGTAACCCAATTAATTAGAGGTCAACATTTACTTAATGGTTTTGATGAAGATCTTTCTTTGTGCCTAGAGGAATCACCTACGTTTACTGACGTAAACATAATCTCCAATACTCAATTAAAGGCTATCAAGATGGTAAATGGAAAAATGGAATCTACCTTAGACTCAGGTGATAAACTTCAAACTAATAATATCCTTATTGCTACAGGTAGAGAACCAAATCTTTTGCCTTTAAATTTAGATTTTTTAAATCTAAAGATGGATGGCCAATATTTAGATGTTGATGAATTTAATCAAACAAGCAATGCAAATATTTTTGCAGTTGGAGATATCATTAATAAACCCAATTTAACTCCAGTAGCAATAGAACAAGGGAGAGTTTTTTCTGATAACTTTTTTAATGACCAAAAAAGAAAAGTTAATTATGAATATATCCCAAAGGCCGTTTTCACCATTCCAGAAATTTCGACAGTTGGCTTAAGTGAGAAAAAAGCTGTAGAGATTCACTCTGAAAAAAATATAAAAATTTTCAAATGCAAATTTACCCCCATGTCTAATACTTTTAAAGAGAATAAATCAAAATGTATGTTGAAGATAGTAGTTCATAAGCCAACGGATAAAGTCTTGGGATGTCATATGTTTGGAGAAACATCATCTGAGATTATTCAAATGGTATCAATTTCATTAAATGCAGGGATAACAAAAAAAGACTTTGATACTACTATGGCCTTGCACCCAACTATCTCAGAAGAGTTTGTGACTATGTATGGCTAA